A single region of the Nitrosomonas sp. Is79A3 genome encodes:
- the rtcA gene encoding RNA 3'-terminal phosphate cyclase, with product MLEIDGSYGEGGGQLLRLAVALAAITGTRVCITNIRARRDKPGLAPQHLTGVQAVGQLCGAKIEGLTPRSQQITFEPARLRGGDYRFDVGTAGSITLVLQALLPVMLAAQMPCKVHITGGTDIRQAPAADYLREVLIRLIERLGARVTIRVLRRGYYPRGGGEIELAVEPATLVPAVFDATGHIKAIYGITHVANLPEHIALRMKQAVLDQLGAYATQASFETQILGHEAAFGPGGAIVCWIKREHTVLGAARVAKRDVRAEALGEAVGKELAADLAAGAALDVHAADQILVYLALAGGGSFSTRSASLHARTAMWLIEQFLPVTFGVSESAELAHVTVTPRGK from the coding sequence GTGCTCGAAATTGATGGTAGCTATGGCGAGGGCGGTGGTCAGTTGCTGCGGCTTGCCGTGGCGTTGGCTGCCATCACCGGCACCAGAGTTTGCATCACGAATATCCGCGCGCGACGCGACAAACCCGGCCTCGCGCCACAACATCTCACCGGGGTGCAGGCAGTGGGCCAGCTCTGCGGTGCAAAGATCGAAGGCCTTACGCCACGATCACAGCAAATCACTTTTGAACCGGCCAGGCTGCGTGGCGGTGATTACCGCTTCGATGTCGGCACTGCGGGCAGCATAACGCTGGTACTACAGGCGCTGCTGCCAGTCATGCTGGCGGCGCAGATGCCTTGCAAGGTGCATATAACGGGCGGCACCGACATTCGGCAAGCACCGGCCGCGGATTATCTGCGCGAGGTGCTTATCCGACTGATCGAGCGGCTCGGTGCACGGGTAACCATACGGGTGCTGCGGCGCGGCTACTATCCGCGTGGCGGAGGTGAAATTGAGCTCGCAGTGGAGCCAGCAACTCTTGTCCCCGCAGTGTTCGACGCAACCGGCCACATCAAGGCGATCTATGGCATTACCCACGTGGCCAATCTTCCTGAACACATTGCGTTGCGGATGAAACAGGCGGTACTCGACCAGCTTGGCGCTTACGCAACACAGGCGAGTTTCGAGACGCAGATTCTCGGTCACGAAGCAGCCTTTGGTCCCGGCGGAGCAATCGTTTGCTGGATCAAGCGTGAGCATACCGTATTGGGTGCAGCGCGCGTCGCAAAGCGGGACGTACGCGCGGAAGCGCTGGGTGAGGCCGTAGGGAAGGAGCTTGCTGCAGACCTTGCAGCAGGTGCCGCGCTCGATGTGCATGCGGCTGATCAGATACTTGTTTACCTTGCGCTCGCTGGAGGCGGATCGTTTAGCACGCGTAGCGCCTCACTGCATGCGCGCACGGCGATGTGGCTGATCGAACAGTTTCTGCCGGTGACCTTCGGCGTATCAGAATCGGCAGAACTCGCACACGTTACCGTGACACCACGCGGGAAATAA
- a CDS encoding DUF504 domain-containing protein, whose translation MTPIHELLARIRWDPEFGKGKFELAYEDKVEHQLKRAPLEQITIEPGQHFAFEVETEDGTLHTIPFHRVRKVWRDEVLIWERHPGTVGKIKPKLLC comes from the coding sequence ATGACACCAATCCACGAACTGCTTGCTCGCATCCGCTGGGATCCCGAATTCGGCAAAGGGAAATTTGAACTCGCCTACGAGGATAAAGTCGAACACCAGCTCAAGCGCGCGCCACTCGAGCAGATAACCATCGAACCAGGCCAGCACTTCGCATTCGAAGTGGAGACGGAAGATGGCACGCTACACACCATTCCCTTTCACCGGGTGCGGAAAGTTTGGCGGGATGAGGTGCTCATATGGGAACGGCATCCAGGAACGGTAGGAAAAATTAAACCTAAACTCCTCTGTTAG
- a CDS encoding transposase — MSRWWGWRDTVKLWEYAILVTNTNYSLDAIGQLYRDRADCENGFDELKNQWGWGGYTTQDLERCNLSARAVALIYNWWSWYVRLAHPKTRLEAITSRPMLLSGIARLTQHAGQSRLLLTLTHAAGDHIKSMITNIRKGLDHVLANAPQLTKADHWGVLGRYIINKIIATRPKNSQLLGFLPPSLAIGVT; from the coding sequence GTGAGTAGATGGTGGGGTTGGAGGGATACGGTTAAACTCTGGGAATACGCTATATTGGTGACCAATACAAACTACTCCCTCGACGCCATTGGCCAGTTATACCGGGATCGGGCCGACTGCGAGAACGGCTTCGATGAGCTGAAAAACCAATGGGGTTGGGGTGGCTATACCACGCAAGACCTGGAACGTTGCAACCTCTCAGCGCGAGCAGTCGCGCTCATCTACAATTGGTGGAGTTGGTATGTCAGACTGGCACACCCGAAGACACGCCTGGAGGCAATCACTAGCCGTCCCATGTTGCTCAGCGGCATTGCCCGCCTGACCCAGCATGCCGGTCAATCCCGATTGCTGCTCACTCTGACTCACGCAGCCGGAGATCATATCAAGTCGATGATCACCAATATACGAAAAGGTCTTGATCATGTTCTGGCAAATGCGCCTCAGTTGACCAAAGCGGATCATTGGGGCGTACTTGGACGCTATATCATTAACAAAATTATTGCGACCAGACCGAAAAATTCACAGCTCCTCGGTTTCCTTCCACCCTCTTTGGCCATTGGAGTGACCTAA
- a CDS encoding IS66 family transposase, translating to MKTHAKQSIELDHLNLTPEAKTEVSNLIQSLLTQAQNELKLLEAKNQALKLELAHLRRIRFGAKSEALSQPQFSLFEEDWQTDAAAIEAEIEQLPLPVPQKPKRARAGRQPLPDHLPRIEHRHEPESCQCKQCGSDLVKIGEDVSEQLDVKPAEFFVHRHIRPQYACRACETVVAEPVPPAVIDGSMATPGLLAWITICKYLDHLPLYRIAQIAAREGVTLSLSTLAEWIGRVGVALQPLVDRLILHLLHGSVLHADETPVAQLDPGSGRTQRAYLWAYRSNDFELGPRIIVFDYQTSRSGKHAQNFLNSWQGHLLVDDYGGYKALFSKTASPCTELGCWAHARRKFFDLHQANASTVAYEVLQRIGGLYAVEAEGKHLSTEARQILRAEKSLPILQSLHDWLLQTRAQTANGGGTAKAIDYTLKRWQSLIRYASSGHLPIDNNPVENTIRPIALGKKNWLFTGSERAGKRAAAIQTLLGTAKLNGLNPAQWLADTLEKLPTWPNSRIDELLPLAPEDIEALLKECE from the coding sequence ATGAAAACGCACGCAAAACAGTCAATCGAATTAGATCATTTGAACCTCACGCCGGAAGCTAAAACCGAGGTATCGAACCTTATTCAATCACTGCTTACGCAAGCACAAAACGAGCTCAAACTGCTGGAAGCGAAGAATCAGGCACTGAAGCTGGAACTGGCACATTTGCGCCGCATTCGTTTCGGCGCGAAGAGCGAAGCACTGTCGCAGCCACAATTCAGCCTGTTCGAAGAAGACTGGCAAACTGATGCGGCGGCGATCGAAGCGGAAATCGAGCAACTGCCGCTGCCGGTTCCGCAAAAACCCAAGCGTGCACGCGCTGGGCGCCAACCTCTGCCGGATCACCTGCCACGCATCGAACACCGGCATGAACCGGAATCTTGCCAATGCAAACAGTGCGGCAGCGATCTGGTAAAAATCGGCGAAGACGTCAGCGAACAACTGGACGTCAAACCCGCCGAATTCTTCGTGCACCGTCACATCCGCCCGCAATACGCCTGCCGGGCTTGCGAAACCGTGGTCGCGGAACCGGTTCCACCCGCGGTGATCGACGGCAGTATGGCAACACCCGGACTGCTTGCTTGGATCACGATCTGCAAATACCTCGATCACCTGCCGCTGTATCGCATCGCACAAATCGCCGCCCGGGAAGGTGTCACTTTATCGCTTTCCACGTTGGCGGAATGGATCGGACGTGTAGGCGTGGCACTACAACCGCTGGTTGACCGGCTGATTTTGCACTTATTGCATGGCTCTGTGTTACACGCCGACGAAACCCCGGTGGCGCAACTTGATCCCGGCAGCGGAAGAACGCAACGCGCCTATCTGTGGGCGTATCGCAGTAACGATTTTGAGTTGGGGCCGCGCATCATCGTATTCGACTACCAAACCAGCCGTAGTGGCAAACATGCGCAAAACTTCCTCAACAGCTGGCAAGGCCACTTGCTGGTAGACGACTATGGCGGTTACAAGGCTTTATTCTCCAAAACAGCATCACCCTGCACTGAATTAGGGTGCTGGGCGCACGCGCGCCGCAAATTCTTCGACCTGCACCAAGCCAATGCCAGCACCGTCGCGTATGAGGTGTTGCAGCGCATAGGCGGACTTTACGCCGTCGAAGCCGAAGGCAAGCACTTATCGACCGAAGCCCGGCAGATACTACGTGCAGAAAAAAGCCTGCCGATCCTGCAATCGTTGCACGACTGGTTACTGCAAACTCGCGCCCAAACTGCCAATGGCGGCGGCACCGCCAAAGCCATCGACTACACCTTGAAGCGCTGGCAAAGCCTAATCCGCTACGCCAGCAGCGGACACCTGCCGATTGACAACAACCCCGTCGAAAACACTATTCGCCCCATCGCGCTCGGCAAGAAAAACTGGCTGTTCACCGGCTCCGAACGCGCCGGAAAACGTGCCGCCGCCATTCAAACCCTACTCGGCACCGCAAAACTCAACGGCCTCAACCCCGCACAATGGCTAGCCGACACCCTCGAAAAACTCCCCACCTGGCCTAATAGCCGAATCGATGAATTGCTACCGCTTGCACCGGAGGATATTGAAGCATTGTTGAAGGAATGTGAGTAG
- the tnpB gene encoding IS66 family insertion sequence element accessory protein TnpB (TnpB, as the term is used for proteins encoded by IS66 family insertion elements, is considered an accessory protein, since TnpC, encoded by a neighboring gene, is a DDE family transposase.) has translation MSLIANPGKIWLMVEPVDMRRGIDGLSVLVEQALQRSPCAGSAFVFCNRAGNRIKVLLWDGTGVWLCQRRLHQGRFVWGRSDTGGMELTALQWEWLIAGVDWCRLGLQSCARKYS, from the coding sequence GTGTCTTTGATTGCGAATCCAGGGAAGATTTGGTTGATGGTTGAGCCGGTGGATATGCGTCGCGGCATTGACGGATTGTCGGTATTGGTGGAGCAGGCGTTGCAGCGCTCGCCTTGTGCGGGTTCGGCGTTTGTGTTTTGCAATCGCGCGGGCAATCGCATCAAAGTGCTGCTGTGGGACGGCACCGGCGTGTGGTTGTGCCAGCGGCGCTTGCATCAGGGACGGTTCGTTTGGGGGCGTTCGGATACGGGCGGGATGGAACTGACTGCGTTGCAATGGGAGTGGTTGATTGCCGGGGTGGATTGGTGTCGTTTGGGGTTGCAATCCTGCGCAAGAAAATATAGCTGA
- a CDS encoding transposase — protein MSSSEARRIHIEAWQTSGKSQAAYCREHGLNTKTFGNWVRKHRAGQVIRPPALVPVTIKPMPAPTSTLRLRGQGNHVLELPSTVSPHWLGELLKCL, from the coding sequence ATGTCATCATCAGAAGCGCGACGAATTCATATCGAAGCATGGCAAACCAGCGGTAAGTCTCAGGCGGCTTATTGCCGGGAACATGGTTTGAATACCAAGACGTTTGGCAATTGGGTTCGCAAGCATCGTGCCGGTCAGGTTATCCGGCCGCCTGCGTTGGTCCCGGTCACGATCAAACCGATGCCTGCACCGACGAGCACGCTACGTCTTCGCGGTCAAGGCAATCATGTGTTGGAGCTGCCATCGACGGTTTCGCCGCATTGGCTGGGGGAGTTGTTGAAGTGTCTTTGA
- a CDS encoding transposase, which produces MGEIKFEKKTLVEAINTTLQETEQTTAEQSVATPGGRFHVRWDEGGSATALGQLPFFAEFLEVSGLFTRWVDGCPMDYTSPNAPKVVDVLGTWLLSILDGQRRYAHVAGLRGDEVAPRILGMNKIISDESLRRALAHLAPAPCKKYGSEEERAAHAVQLAKSTAWMDKALGESIQESLRTPWILDADTSVKLLYGHQAGAEIGYNPTKPGRPSHTLHTYWIGNIRLVLDVEVQGGKASAAKHSLPRLCRLIERLAAEERPALVRGDSAFGNQGVMVEMERIEQHYLFKLRQTAGVKRLIERQWQQGDWQNAGQGFDAVEGKLRLTGWSGARRVVVLRRRIKDSMAAAETSNENQQPMLHFIDHSDKVKRKPPIHPH; this is translated from the coding sequence ATGGGTGAAATTAAATTTGAGAAGAAGACACTGGTCGAGGCGATCAATACTACTTTGCAGGAGACGGAACAAACGACGGCTGAACAAAGCGTAGCCACTCCTGGTGGCCGGTTTCACGTTCGCTGGGACGAAGGCGGAAGCGCCACAGCACTGGGGCAATTACCATTCTTTGCCGAGTTTTTGGAAGTTTCTGGGTTATTCACCCGCTGGGTGGATGGATGTCCAATGGATTACACCAGTCCCAACGCACCCAAGGTAGTTGATGTGCTTGGCACCTGGCTATTATCGATCTTGGATGGACAGCGGCGCTATGCACATGTTGCCGGGCTGCGCGGCGATGAAGTTGCTCCCCGGATACTCGGCATGAACAAGATCATCAGTGACGAGAGTCTGCGTCGCGCACTGGCGCACTTGGCACCGGCCCCATGCAAGAAGTATGGTAGCGAAGAAGAACGCGCTGCCCACGCAGTCCAACTGGCGAAGAGCACAGCATGGATGGATAAAGCCCTGGGTGAGAGCATCCAAGAATCTTTACGCACGCCCTGGATACTCGATGCCGACACCAGCGTCAAACTGTTGTATGGTCACCAGGCAGGTGCCGAGATTGGCTACAACCCAACCAAGCCGGGACGGCCGAGCCATACTTTGCACACCTACTGGATCGGCAACATTCGACTGGTGCTCGATGTCGAGGTACAAGGCGGTAAAGCCAGTGCGGCGAAACATAGCCTACCGCGCCTGTGCCGGCTAATTGAGCGACTCGCTGCCGAGGAACGCCCCGCCCTGGTGCGCGGTGACAGTGCCTTTGGCAATCAGGGGGTAATGGTCGAGATGGAGCGAATTGAACAGCACTACCTCTTCAAGCTACGGCAAACTGCCGGAGTTAAGCGCCTGATCGAGCGGCAATGGCAGCAAGGCGACTGGCAGAACGCGGGGCAAGGCTTTGACGCGGTGGAAGGCAAGCTTCGGCTGACGGGTTGGAGTGGTGCGCGGCGTGTAGTGGTACTGCGGCGGCGAATCAAAGACAGCATGGCGGCAGCCGAGACGAGCAATGAGAACCAGCAGCCGATGCTCCACTTCATTGACCATTCAGACAAGGTTAAACGTAAGCCTCCAATCCATCCACATTAA
- a CDS encoding TraR/DksA family transcriptional regulator: MTHLTQNEIESIENKLRNRQQELLEEVRNELDEREDQHLAALMGNDPGDNGDLSLADELADLNILRVDRQIKELRAIETKLAQIKEGNLNECIDCGKEIGLQRLLAYPVAMRCVSCQERHDQMYAHEARPSL, translated from the coding sequence GTGACGCATCTGACCCAGAACGAAATCGAATCGATCGAAAATAAATTACGCAACCGCCAGCAAGAATTGCTCGAAGAAGTTCGCAATGAACTTGACGAGCGCGAGGACCAGCACTTGGCTGCGTTGATGGGCAATGACCCGGGGGATAACGGTGATTTATCGCTGGCCGATGAACTGGCAGATCTGAACATACTCCGGGTGGATCGCCAAATCAAAGAGCTACGCGCGATTGAAACCAAATTGGCGCAGATCAAAGAAGGCAATCTGAATGAATGCATCGATTGCGGCAAGGAAATCGGCTTGCAACGCTTACTGGCTTATCCGGTAGCTATGCGGTGTGTGAGTTGTCAGGAAAGGCACGATCAGATGTATGCACATGAGGCGCGCCCAAGTCTGTGA
- a CDS encoding FecR family protein has protein sequence MQKPEPPVIQPFTFVFSWRRFSVHCAIMGVCVLLGMMTWYFGKPHSVRFYETKSETQLAASIAPDINMTLDIRSSVSVKENQPLQVELFKGNVYFDIKKNAHNQLEVKVGNAIIKNTGTRFSIRMQKDGSSHIAVADGHIKIQVASGIYQINALEQAEFDDACIRKHSLITERDIAPWRSDP, from the coding sequence ATGCAGAAACCTGAACCACCAGTTATACAACCCTTTACTTTTGTTTTCAGTTGGCGGCGTTTTTCGGTGCACTGCGCAATTATGGGCGTTTGTGTGTTGCTAGGTATGATGACTTGGTATTTTGGCAAACCGCATAGCGTCCGGTTTTATGAAACAAAATCGGAAACACAGCTTGCTGCATCGATTGCGCCCGATATCAACATGACGCTTGATATCCGCAGCTCTGTGTCGGTAAAAGAAAATCAGCCACTGCAAGTCGAATTGTTTAAGGGAAATGTTTATTTTGACATCAAGAAAAATGCTCACAACCAGCTTGAGGTCAAAGTCGGCAATGCCATCATTAAAAACACCGGAACCCGCTTCAGTATCCGGATGCAAAAAGATGGCAGTAGCCATATTGCGGTTGCGGATGGCCACATCAAAATCCAAGTGGCATCTGGAATATATCAGATCAATGCGCTTGAACAGGCTGAATTTGATGATGCCTGCATTCGCAAACACAGTCTCATTACTGAACGCGACATCGCGCCTTGGCGCTCTGACCCGTGA
- a CDS encoding D-alanyl-D-alanine carboxypeptidase family protein, producing the protein MFTLKHAIRKGLLVLAVLLSLSLANQAQANPRYSSIVIDADTGVVLHESNADASRYPASLTKMMTLYMLFEAIEQRKMSLDERMQVSAHAASMPQTNIGLRAGDSISVRDAIPALIVRSANDVAAVVAEALGSSEANFGHMMTDKARKLGMHSTTFRNASGLPNGEQKTTARDLVTLSTRLMRDFSKHYHYFSTQTFSYNGATYRSHNRMVRNTPGVDGLKTGFIRASGFNVATSAKRGGRRVIAVVMGGQTAAARDQHMAQLLDRSFNQGHTTQQLASNTSNTRAVPVAALKTSTSTPVPKPSPVLEKISVSVVTQPVVQPAVNARPQKVAMLENDTWAVQIGSYHEPDRAHAQAQAAARWVPGEVMVTEVEISNRKLYRARLVGLHESQARTACQNLARQGMGCLVVRS; encoded by the coding sequence ATGTTTACTTTGAAACATGCAATAAGAAAAGGACTGCTTGTTCTTGCTGTCTTGTTGTCATTGTCCCTAGCCAATCAAGCGCAGGCAAATCCCCGCTATTCCTCTATCGTAATAGATGCGGATACAGGTGTAGTACTGCACGAATCTAACGCTGATGCCAGCCGTTATCCAGCATCTCTAACCAAGATGATGACCCTCTATATGCTGTTCGAGGCGATTGAACAACGCAAGATGTCGTTGGATGAGCGAATGCAAGTGTCGGCGCATGCGGCATCAATGCCGCAGACGAATATCGGCTTACGTGCAGGAGATAGTATCAGTGTGCGTGATGCGATTCCGGCATTAATTGTACGTTCTGCCAACGATGTGGCAGCAGTGGTAGCCGAGGCGCTTGGCAGTAGCGAAGCAAACTTTGGCCATATGATGACTGATAAGGCACGTAAACTGGGTATGCATTCCACCACTTTCCGTAATGCTTCTGGTTTACCCAATGGTGAGCAAAAGACCACAGCCCGGGACTTGGTGACTTTGTCGACACGATTAATGAGGGATTTTTCCAAGCACTACCATTATTTCTCTACCCAGACATTCAGCTACAATGGTGCTACTTATAGAAGCCATAACCGCATGGTGCGAAATACCCCAGGTGTGGATGGCTTGAAAACCGGATTTATTCGCGCCTCTGGGTTCAATGTAGCTACTTCCGCCAAACGTGGTGGCCGTCGTGTAATTGCAGTAGTAATGGGCGGACAAACCGCAGCTGCGCGTGATCAGCATATGGCACAATTGCTCGATCGCAGTTTTAACCAGGGACACACGACTCAGCAGTTGGCCAGCAATACTAGTAATACCCGCGCTGTGCCGGTTGCAGCCTTGAAGACTAGTACTTCGACTCCTGTACCGAAACCATCTCCCGTGCTGGAAAAGATATCTGTTTCCGTCGTGACGCAACCGGTTGTACAACCGGCGGTCAATGCACGGCCGCAAAAAGTTGCGATGCTGGAGAATGACACTTGGGCCGTGCAGATAGGTTCTTATCATGAACCCGACCGGGCTCATGCCCAGGCCCAAGCCGCTGCTCGTTGGGTACCAGGAGAAGTGATGGTCACTGAGGTGGAAATCAGTAACCGCAAGTTGTATCGGGCGAGGCTGGTGGGTTTGCACGAAAGCCAAGCACGCACAGCCTGCCAGAATCTCGCCCGGCAAGGGATGGGATGCTTGGTGGTACGATCATAG
- a CDS encoding IPT/TIG domain-containing protein produces MSLRPMDSTYTLSVLKSISCAYLIVLTLAFASASQVLAGNLIVNNGSGSGSYPASTKVTIWANPQEDANTLNTTRAPLDANLPMRIFNRWVGDTAQIANVESPQTTVTMPASDINITAQYKDAPRWLDVVTYFPDPHIGVIFMFHGMGGCAACFFDQTETRSFIQDATARGYAIVALNSYDRQNKAWNLEMQPTNNPDLQRVAALRQALIGQGSISSADPTYLVGISSGGFFASLFTQSVQDYLKFPIEAMALYIASGNWNSILSASTPTIFVAGVNDTLTLYNNVQNSYAQLLSIDIPTQLISSTPSQLYPERFWRIEGLSALDSQTIYNAIDNAGFLDGKDYLLSNPTTSGWEASLPAMYESYKDQVSNQLKVAFAEHSFMGHLNKPVFDFFANPVTVINVEPSISEFAPTSGPPGTQITITGSNFFDVQSVAIGGVTTQFAVVSLSEIWAYVPANPLSGPITVTNPITSATSTTNFLVGSPTITSFTPSTGGNGTSVTITGDNLTNVEAVAFNGVTAGFNSFGPKTLSATVPSGATTGPITITTSQGTVVSETDMILFPPPVITSISPSQGTIGSLITITGSHFTPATSVRFSGIEANFTVVSDTQITTTVPVGTPTYSRITVIAPSGYTSSPTYFRIK; encoded by the coding sequence ATGTCACTAAGACCTATGGATTCTACTTATACTTTATCCGTACTAAAATCGATTTCTTGCGCATACTTAATCGTCCTGACACTTGCTTTCGCATCCGCTTCCCAGGTGCTTGCCGGTAACTTAATCGTGAATAATGGTAGCGGTAGTGGGAGCTATCCCGCAAGCACTAAAGTTACCATTTGGGCAAATCCGCAAGAAGACGCAAATACGCTGAATACAACGAGAGCTCCCCTTGACGCAAACCTACCGATGCGGATATTCAACCGTTGGGTAGGAGACACCGCCCAGATAGCAAACGTTGAATCCCCTCAGACTACCGTAACCATGCCTGCAAGCGATATCAACATCACGGCACAATACAAGGATGCACCCCGATGGCTTGACGTTGTGACTTACTTCCCCGATCCCCACATCGGCGTAATCTTCATGTTTCACGGGATGGGAGGATGTGCCGCTTGTTTCTTCGATCAGACTGAAACTCGATCATTCATACAAGATGCCACGGCACGGGGATACGCCATTGTCGCATTGAATAGTTATGACCGGCAAAACAAGGCTTGGAATTTAGAAATGCAACCGACTAACAACCCCGATCTGCAACGCGTAGCTGCATTGCGTCAAGCTTTAATAGGCCAAGGAAGCATAAGCTCGGCCGACCCAACCTATCTAGTCGGTATCTCTTCTGGAGGATTTTTTGCATCCCTATTCACACAGTCAGTCCAGGATTACCTGAAATTTCCTATCGAGGCTATGGCTCTATACATAGCTTCAGGAAACTGGAATTCCATACTCTCCGCCTCCACCCCCACAATCTTCGTCGCAGGGGTAAATGACACATTGACACTTTACAACAACGTCCAGAACAGCTACGCGCAACTCCTGTCCATAGATATACCAACTCAACTGATCAGTAGTACACCGAGCCAACTTTACCCTGAACGCTTCTGGCGAATCGAAGGTTTGTCTGCCTTGGATTCCCAGACAATCTACAACGCTATCGACAATGCAGGCTTTCTCGATGGAAAAGATTATCTTCTTAGCAACCCCACTACATCCGGCTGGGAAGCCAGCTTGCCTGCCATGTACGAGTCTTATAAAGACCAGGTAAGCAACCAACTGAAAGTAGCCTTTGCAGAGCATTCTTTCATGGGGCACCTGAACAAGCCGGTATTCGATTTTTTCGCTAATCCCGTCACCGTCATTAACGTCGAACCGAGTATCAGCGAATTCGCGCCGACTTCGGGCCCGCCTGGTACACAAATAACGATTACTGGCAGTAACTTCTTCGATGTGCAATCGGTTGCTATTGGCGGCGTCACGACGCAGTTCGCAGTTGTTTCATTATCGGAAATTTGGGCATATGTTCCAGCAAACCCCTTAAGCGGCCCCATTACAGTTACCAATCCTATTACTTCCGCCACCAGCACAACCAACTTTTTAGTCGGCTCACCCACGATCACTTCCTTTACCCCTTCCACAGGTGGAAACGGAACATCGGTAACTATCACAGGCGACAACCTGACCAACGTAGAAGCAGTAGCCTTCAACGGCGTCACAGCAGGCTTTAATTCGTTCGGTCCAAAAACACTCTCTGCCACAGTGCCGAGTGGCGCAACCACCGGACCGATCACAATCACCACTTCGCAAGGCACTGTCGTCAGCGAAACCGACATGATCCTATTCCCGCCACCGGTGATCACGTCAATATCCCCTTCGCAGGGAACAATTGGATCTTTAATTACTATCACCGGCTCACATTTCACACCCGCCACTTCCGTAAGATTCTCTGGCATTGAAGCCAACTTTACCGTAGTGTCTGACACTCAAATCACCACCACCGTACCCGTTGGTACTCCCACGTATAGTCGTATCACTGTCATCGCTCCCAGCGGCTACACATCTTCACCCACCTACTTTCGAATTAAGTAA
- a CDS encoding chemotaxis protein CheW, protein MSQEQAASLVTESPGPVTNLMANEFLTFRLGSEEYGIEILKVQEIRGYDSITQIANAPEFIKGVVNLRGIIVPIIDMRIKFRLGNADYDQFTVVIILNVAGRVMGIVVDGVSDVLTLEAGQMRPIPGFGSIIDTEYIMGLGTVEERMLILIDIEKLMGSSDMGLIEQSIN, encoded by the coding sequence ATGTCACAGGAGCAGGCAGCAAGTTTAGTCACTGAATCACCCGGTCCAGTTACCAATCTTATGGCTAATGAATTTTTAACCTTCCGTCTGGGCAGTGAAGAGTACGGGATAGAAATTCTTAAGGTGCAAGAAATTCGAGGGTATGACTCGATCACCCAAATTGCCAATGCACCGGAGTTTATCAAAGGAGTTGTCAATCTGCGCGGGATCATCGTGCCAATTATCGATATGCGAATCAAATTCAGGCTGGGCAATGCAGACTATGACCAATTTACCGTGGTCATTATTTTAAATGTAGCGGGCCGCGTCATGGGGATCGTGGTGGATGGGGTATCCGACGTGCTGACTCTGGAAGCCGGGCAGATGCGGCCGATACCGGGATTTGGCTCGATTATTGATACGGAATATATCATGGGATTGGGAACAGTCGAGGAACGTATGCTGATATTGATTGATATCGAAAAGCTGATGGGTAGCAGTGATATGGGTCTAATTGAACAAAGTATTAATTAA